Proteins encoded by one window of Lactobacillus paragasseri:
- a CDS encoding phosphoketolase family protein: protein MVVNYDSEEYLKSVDAYWRAANYLSVGQLFLMNNPLLKGELKAEDVKPKPIGHWGTIVPQNFIYAHLNRAIKKYDLNMFYIEGSGHGGQVMVSNSYLDGSYTERYPEITQDEKGMAKLFKQFSFPGGVASHAAPETPGSIHEGGELGYSLSHGVGAILDNPDVIAAVEIGDGESETGPLATSWFSSKFINPIKDGAVIPILQINGFKISNPTIVSRMSDEDLTKYFEGMGWKPYFVSAYKDGEFNGYKDHMEVHHEMAKTMDEVVEEIKAIQKHARENNDDSLVKWPMIVFRVPKGWTGPKFDLDGNPIENSFRAHQIPIPVSQGDMSHKEMLTDWMESYKPEELFDEDGSPKEIVKENTLFGDQRMAMNPVTNGGINPKVLNMPDYRDFAVKFDKPGSVEKQDMAEWAKYLDMMAALNPTNFRGFGPDETKSNRLFQLLDNQKRQWMENIHTPNDENLAREGRVIDSQLSEHQDEGWLEGYVLTGRHGFFATYEAFGRVVDSMLTQHMKWLRKAKEQTWRHDYPALNLVDTSTVFQQDHNGYTHQDPGMLTHLYEKNRPDLIHEYLPADTNSLLAVSDKAFRDRECINVLVTSKQPRPQWFSIEEAKKLVDKGLGYIDWASTDKGAKPDVVFASTGTEPTIESLAAIDLLHKKFPDLKIRYINVIDVMKLMSPEKNPNAISNEEFDRLFPKDTPVIFAWHGFKPMMESIWFDRGRGKNDVHIHGYEENGDITTPFDMRVLNHMDRYDLAKDVVESVPELSEKNADFIDEMDSLLAKHHQYIRDNGKDMPEVTEWQWNGLK, encoded by the coding sequence ATGGTAGTAAATTATGATTCTGAAGAATATTTAAAGAGCGTCGATGCATATTGGCGTGCAGCCAACTACTTATCAGTTGGTCAACTATTTTTAATGAATAATCCACTATTAAAAGGCGAATTAAAAGCTGAAGATGTAAAGCCCAAGCCAATTGGTCACTGGGGGACAATCGTTCCACAAAACTTTATTTATGCTCATTTAAATCGTGCAATTAAAAAGTATGATTTAAACATGTTCTATATTGAAGGTTCTGGTCATGGTGGTCAGGTAATGGTATCTAATTCATACTTAGATGGTTCTTATACTGAACGTTATCCAGAAATTACCCAAGATGAAAAGGGAATGGCTAAATTATTTAAGCAATTTAGTTTTCCAGGTGGTGTTGCTTCTCATGCTGCACCAGAAACACCTGGATCGATCCATGAGGGTGGCGAATTGGGCTATTCACTTTCTCACGGTGTAGGTGCAATTTTAGATAATCCGGATGTAATTGCAGCGGTTGAAATTGGTGACGGTGAATCAGAAACTGGACCACTTGCTACTTCTTGGTTTTCAAGCAAGTTTATTAACCCAATTAAAGATGGTGCTGTGATTCCTATCTTACAAATTAATGGTTTTAAGATTTCTAACCCAACTATCGTTTCAAGAATGAGTGATGAAGACCTAACTAAGTACTTTGAAGGAATGGGCTGGAAGCCATATTTTGTTTCTGCATATAAAGATGGCGAATTTAATGGTTACAAGGACCACATGGAAGTTCACCACGAGATGGCTAAGACAATGGATGAAGTTGTTGAAGAAATTAAGGCTATTCAAAAGCATGCCCGTGAAAATAACGATGATTCATTAGTTAAATGGCCAATGATTGTCTTTAGAGTGCCTAAGGGATGGACTGGTCCTAAATTTGACTTAGATGGTAATCCAATTGAAAATAGCTTCCGTGCTCACCAAATTCCGATTCCAGTTTCTCAAGGTGATATGAGTCATAAGGAAATGCTTACTGACTGGATGGAAAGCTATAAACCAGAAGAGCTATTTGATGAAGATGGGTCACCTAAGGAAATTGTTAAAGAAAACACCTTATTTGGCGACCAAAGAATGGCGATGAATCCAGTAACTAATGGCGGAATTAATCCTAAAGTGTTAAATATGCCAGATTACCGTGATTTTGCAGTGAAATTTGATAAACCTGGTTCTGTTGAAAAGCAAGACATGGCTGAATGGGCAAAATACTTAGACATGATGGCTGCCTTAAATCCAACTAATTTCCGTGGTTTTGGTCCAGATGAAACTAAATCTAACCGTTTATTCCAACTTTTAGATAATCAAAAACGTCAATGGATGGAAAATATTCATACTCCAAATGATGAAAACTTGGCTCGCGAAGGTCGCGTGATTGATTCGCAATTATCTGAACACCAAGATGAAGGATGGCTTGAAGGTTACGTTTTGACAGGCAGACATGGTTTCTTTGCTACATATGAAGCATTTGGCCGTGTAGTTGATTCAATGCTTACCCAACACATGAAGTGGTTAAGAAAGGCTAAAGAACAAACTTGGCGTCATGATTATCCAGCTTTGAACTTAGTTGATACTTCAACTGTTTTCCAACAAGATCATAACGGTTATACTCACCAAGATCCTGGTATGTTAACCCACCTTTATGAAAAGAACCGTCCAGATTTAATTCATGAATACTTACCAGCAGATACTAACTCACTTCTTGCTGTATCTGATAAGGCATTTAGAGATCGTGAATGCATTAACGTTTTAGTAACTTCCAAGCAACCTCGTCCGCAATGGTTCTCGATTGAAGAAGCTAAAAAGTTAGTTGATAAAGGTCTTGGCTACATTGACTGGGCATCAACTGATAAGGGTGCTAAGCCAGATGTTGTCTTTGCTTCCACTGGTACTGAACCAACGATTGAGTCGTTAGCTGCGATTGATTTATTGCATAAAAAGTTCCCAGACTTAAAGATTCGTTACATTAATGTTATTGATGTCATGAAATTAATGTCTCCAGAAAAGAATCCGAATGCAATCAGCAATGAAGAATTCGATCGTCTTTTCCCTAAAGACACACCAGTCATCTTTGCATGGCACGGCTTTAAACCAATGATGGAGTCAATTTGGTTTGATCGTGGACGCGGAAAGAATGATGTTCATATTCATGGCTATGAAGAAAATGGTGATATTACTACGCCATTTGATATGCGAGTATTGAACCATATGGATCGCTATGATTTAGCAAAAGATGTTGTCGAAAGTGTTCCTGAACTAAGTGAAAAGAATGCTGACTTTATTGATGAAATGGATAGCTTGCTTGCTAAACACCATCAATATATTCGCGACAATGGTAAAGATATGCCTGAAGTTACAGAATGGCAATGGAATGGCTTAAAATAG
- a CDS encoding GH25 family lysozyme yields MIVHRYRHKYTFPSIIILLILAFSGLVWGYFNMKQNTTVPRGSNMSVLGIELDQTKDYIDLHKLEKNGISFVYLRSTQGKSYFDDNYLLYRDQLQGTNLNFGTIIAYSDETSNQDQYQYFVNKVGTNTGSLPVMIVPATNHLTKSYWKKMGEFAQMINNLGKRTMIAGDYHYHNYFPEGTRFLYTGASLKDRRHYAFWCYTQNGRVKNIDNLDRDVTMFAYIGTNTQYAQLYSQEKTQ; encoded by the coding sequence ATGATTGTGCATCGTTATCGACATAAATATACTTTTCCAAGTATTATTATTTTGCTCATTCTAGCCTTTTCTGGACTGGTGTGGGGATATTTCAACATGAAGCAAAATACAACTGTGCCACGTGGTTCAAATATGAGCGTGCTTGGAATTGAATTAGATCAAACTAAAGATTATATTGACCTTCATAAATTAGAAAAGAACGGTATTTCATTTGTTTATTTGCGTTCAACGCAGGGGAAGTCGTATTTTGACGACAATTATTTGCTTTACCGTGATCAACTTCAGGGGACTAATCTTAATTTTGGTACAATTATTGCCTATAGTGATGAAACCAGCAATCAGGATCAGTATCAATATTTTGTAAATAAAGTAGGAACTAATACTGGCAGTTTACCAGTTATGATTGTACCGGCTACAAATCACTTAACGAAATCATATTGGAAAAAAATGGGTGAATTTGCTCAGATGATAAATAATCTTGGCAAGAGAACGATGATAGCAGGTGACTATCATTATCATAATTACTTTCCAGAAGGAACAAGATTTTTATATACGGGAGCAAGTTTAAAAGATAGGCGACATTATGCCTTTTGGTGTTACACTCAAAATGGAAGAGTTAAAAATATTGATAATTTAGATCGAGATGTAACAATGTTTGCTTACATTGGTACCAATACGCAATATGCGCAATTATATAGTCAAGAAAAAACACAATAG
- a CDS encoding HAD family hydrolase: MIKQIFSDMDGTILNGSGEINTKTVDFLKDYPIPLTLVSARAPMEMEFAIDELGLTGPQIAFNSGLIFEKNAHGITKLLSHPIPHDLAINIIDFIKKKFPKATISWYTANSWNVFEFNEDVDYQVRLTKRKYHLQTEIGKEDIYKIMILDVKEKITCPLTAALRKNFSNLVNTKTTGPKYCEITSCKAIKSSGIRYIQKMRNLQKEELIAFGDGENDLEMLKEVGVSVAMGNAVNEVKKIATMVTDSNEEDGLVTELSKIGPSQ; the protein is encoded by the coding sequence ATGATAAAACAAATTTTTAGTGATATGGATGGCACGATTTTAAACGGCTCGGGTGAAATTAATACAAAAACAGTTGATTTCTTAAAAGACTATCCTATCCCGCTGACTCTGGTTTCCGCACGAGCACCAATGGAAATGGAATTTGCAATTGATGAACTAGGTTTGACTGGACCGCAAATCGCTTTTAATAGCGGTTTGATATTTGAAAAAAACGCTCATGGAATAACTAAGTTATTATCTCATCCCATTCCACATGATTTGGCTATAAATATTATTGATTTTATTAAAAAGAAATTTCCTAAAGCTACTATCAGTTGGTATACGGCAAACAGCTGGAATGTATTTGAATTTAATGAAGATGTTGACTATCAAGTCAGGCTAACGAAGAGAAAATATCATCTGCAAACTGAAATCGGCAAAGAGGATATTTATAAAATTATGATTCTAGATGTTAAGGAAAAAATTACGTGTCCTTTAACAGCTGCCTTGAGAAAAAATTTTTCAAATTTGGTTAATACTAAAACAACAGGTCCTAAATACTGCGAAATTACTAGTTGTAAGGCAATTAAAAGTTCAGGAATTAGATACATTCAAAAGATGAGAAACTTACAAAAAGAAGAATTAATAGCCTTTGGAGATGGCGAAAATGATTTAGAAATGCTGAAAGAGGTTGGTGTTAGTGTAGCCATGGGAAATGCAGTCAATGAAGTAAAGAAAATAGCAACTATGGTCACCGATTCTAATGAAGAAGATGGCCTTGTAACCGAACTTTCTAAAATTGGACCGTCCCAATAA
- a CDS encoding hemolysin family protein: MSTSTITTNLIVIFITFLIAIFFVVAEFALVQTRSSQLEDMLANGQGSPKKLKRALYMVHNLNESLSTTQVGTTLVGVILGWIGQGTIEELLTDVFKMTPWFGVKTSGVLGATLGVVLLTYLEVVVTEIVPKNIAIDMPVKCLMAVVTPLTVFHTVVYPFVWLLNHSANGLLHLLGMQSADEESEVYSQSEILRLSRNAVTGGSLDKDDLLYMERAFELNDKVAKDIMTDRTQLQVLNATDNVKTALKKYIEDGFSRFPVVRDNDKDDIVGYVYAYDIVSQDQENPDVPITRIIRAIITVPESMLIQDILKLMIKKHTPIVLVVDEYGGTSGIVTDKDIYEELFGSIKDEIDDVSDEYIVRDDHGDIHVSGKTTLYDFERYFHTKLKSFEDSDIITIGGYMMEHYPNLKKGESVDLEGFKFKLVNIEQGFMRWFLVSKIAKDTGKKAADSDQNSEEKAK, translated from the coding sequence TTGTCTACAAGTACTATAACTACTAATTTAATTGTAATTTTCATAACGTTTTTAATTGCGATATTCTTTGTTGTTGCCGAATTTGCTTTAGTGCAAACTAGATCTAGTCAGCTAGAAGATATGCTAGCAAACGGTCAAGGTAGCCCTAAGAAATTAAAGCGAGCATTATACATGGTTCATAACTTAAATGAATCATTATCTACTACTCAAGTAGGTACGACCTTGGTCGGTGTTATTTTAGGTTGGATTGGTCAAGGAACGATCGAAGAGTTATTGACTGATGTATTTAAGATGACGCCCTGGTTTGGAGTAAAGACTAGCGGAGTATTAGGAGCAACTTTAGGTGTTGTACTATTAACATACTTAGAAGTTGTTGTAACTGAAATTGTCCCTAAAAATATTGCCATTGATATGCCTGTTAAGTGTTTGATGGCTGTTGTTACTCCTTTGACTGTATTTCATACGGTAGTATACCCATTTGTTTGGCTACTTAACCATAGCGCCAATGGCTTACTTCATTTGTTGGGAATGCAATCAGCTGATGAAGAAAGTGAAGTTTATTCACAATCTGAAATTCTCCGTTTATCGCGTAATGCTGTGACTGGCGGTTCACTTGATAAAGACGATTTGTTATATATGGAGCGTGCCTTTGAATTAAATGATAAGGTTGCTAAAGATATTATGACTGACCGTACTCAGCTTCAAGTTTTGAATGCCACTGATAATGTTAAGACGGCTTTAAAGAAATATATTGAGGATGGTTTCAGCCGTTTTCCAGTTGTTCGTGATAACGATAAAGATGATATTGTGGGGTATGTTTATGCATATGATATTGTAAGTCAAGATCAGGAGAATCCTGATGTTCCCATTACTAGAATTATTAGAGCGATTATTACTGTGCCTGAATCAATGTTGATTCAAGATATTTTGAAGTTAATGATCAAAAAACACACTCCAATTGTTCTAGTAGTAGATGAATATGGTGGTACCAGTGGTATCGTAACGGATAAAGATATTTATGAAGAACTCTTTGGTTCGATCAAAGATGAAATCGATGATGTTTCCGATGAATATATTGTTCGTGACGATCACGGCGACATTCATGTTTCAGGAAAGACTACTTTATACGATTTTGAACGTTACTTCCATACTAAGCTTAAGAGTTTTGAAGACAGCGATATAATTACTATCGGTGGCTATATGATGGAACATTACCCTAACCTAAAGAAGGGTGAATCTGTTGACTTAGAAGGCTTTAAGTTTAAGTTAGTAAATATTGAACAAGGTTTCATGCGTTGGTTCCTTGTTTCTAAGATAGCTAAGGATACTGGCAAAAAAGCAGCAGATAGCGATCAAAATAGTGAAGAAAAAGCCAAATAA
- a CDS encoding APC family permease, protein MKRQISFGQALATVVGTVIGGGVFFKIGSISHETGTPSLTLFVWILAGIVSIASGLTVSEIAAALPVTGGSIKYIEYTYGKVWGFLFGWAQMLVYFPANIAALSVVFGQQFAVLFGFPTKYATLIALLLALFLMSLNFISTKFSTRMQSAMTILKAIPIALIVIFGLFNPAKISVNLLPLSSGHNVSFWAGLSGGLLAALFAYDGWINVTNLAGEVKEPEKNLSRAIIIGLSAITLIYVLVNYAFLTAIPFKEIIGNQNTAYLASLKLFGSLGGKLITIGILISVYGAINGFMLTGMRIPYTLAKDKMLPFSNKIGRTNINTGVPTISALIILTVSLIMIFLGTFDLLTNMLVFVMWTFTTLISIAVVVLRYREPKLDRPYVVPWYPIIPIISIGGGLFIVISTVINEFWLSITGIGLTALGLPVYYYMKKHNQQN, encoded by the coding sequence TTGAAAAGACAAATTAGCTTTGGACAAGCTCTGGCAACCGTGGTGGGAACTGTAATTGGCGGGGGTGTCTTCTTTAAAATTGGTAGCATTAGTCATGAAACAGGTACACCATCTTTAACTCTTTTTGTTTGGATTCTAGCCGGTATCGTTTCTATTGCTTCTGGTCTAACAGTTTCTGAAATTGCTGCTGCACTCCCAGTTACTGGCGGATCAATTAAATATATTGAATATACTTATGGGAAAGTTTGGGGCTTTTTATTTGGCTGGGCACAAATGCTGGTCTACTTTCCTGCCAATATCGCCGCTTTAAGCGTGGTATTTGGGCAACAGTTTGCTGTCTTATTTGGTTTCCCTACTAAATATGCAACCCTGATTGCTTTATTGCTCGCTCTTTTTTTAATGAGTTTAAATTTTATTTCTACCAAGTTCTCAACCAGAATGCAGTCAGCGATGACAATTCTGAAGGCAATTCCAATTGCTTTAATTGTGATTTTTGGTCTTTTTAATCCAGCTAAAATTAGTGTCAACTTACTTCCCTTAAGTTCTGGCCATAATGTTTCTTTTTGGGCTGGTTTAAGTGGTGGTTTATTAGCTGCTTTATTTGCATATGATGGCTGGATTAATGTTACCAATTTAGCTGGTGAAGTAAAGGAACCAGAAAAGAACCTTTCAAGAGCGATTATTATCGGACTATCCGCAATTACCCTGATTTATGTGTTAGTAAATTATGCTTTCTTAACTGCAATTCCCTTTAAAGAAATAATTGGCAACCAAAATACAGCTTATCTTGCCTCATTAAAGCTCTTTGGCAGTCTGGGCGGCAAATTAATTACAATTGGAATTTTAATCTCTGTTTATGGAGCAATTAATGGCTTCATGCTTACCGGAATGAGAATTCCATATACTCTAGCAAAAGATAAAATGTTGCCATTTTCAAATAAAATCGGCCGTACTAACATTAATACAGGTGTGCCGACAATTAGTGCTTTAATTATCTTGACTGTTTCCTTAATAATGATTTTTTTAGGAACTTTTGATCTCTTAACTAATATGTTGGTATTTGTCATGTGGACCTTTACAACATTAATTTCAATCGCAGTGGTAGTTCTACGCTATCGTGAACCTAAGCTAGATCGTCCATATGTTGTTCCTTGGTACCCAATTATCCCCATCATTTCAATCGGCGGCGGTTTGTTTATTGTAATTAGTACCGTAATTAATGAATTTTGGCTTTCAATAACTGGAATTGGATTAACGGCTTTGGGATTACCAGTTTACTACTATATGAAGAAGCACAATCAGCAGAATTAA
- the hpt gene encoding hypoxanthine phosphoribosyltransferase: protein MQNSDNIDNIIDRVLFSQDDIEEICQRLGKQLTEDYAGKFPLVIGVLKGAVYFMTDLTRHMNVKMQNDFMDVSSYGDGFESSGKVRLDIDVQADVKNRDVLLVEDIVDTGHTLKFMKDLLTKRGAKSVKCCALLNKTERREDDVVVDYFGSKVENEFVVGYGLDYLNAYRNLPYVGVLKPEVIQANLNR from the coding sequence ATGCAAAATAGTGATAATATTGACAACATTATTGATCGTGTTTTATTCAGCCAGGATGATATTGAAGAAATTTGCCAAAGACTGGGCAAACAATTGACTGAAGACTACGCTGGAAAATTTCCTTTAGTCATTGGTGTATTAAAGGGTGCAGTTTATTTCATGACGGATTTAACTCGTCACATGAATGTAAAGATGCAAAATGATTTCATGGATGTTTCAAGTTATGGCGACGGTTTTGAGTCAAGCGGCAAAGTTAGACTAGATATTGACGTTCAAGCTGATGTCAAAAATAGAGACGTTTTACTCGTTGAAGATATTGTTGATACTGGTCATACTTTGAAGTTTATGAAGGATTTATTAACTAAGCGCGGTGCCAAGAGCGTAAAATGCTGTGCTTTGCTTAATAAAACTGAACGTCGTGAAGATGATGTAGTTGTAGATTACTTTGGATCAAAAGTTGAAAATGAATTTGTTGTTGGCTATGGTCTAGATTACTTAAATGCATATCGTAATTTACCTTATGTCGGTGTTTTAAAACCAGAAGTTATTCAGGCAAACTTAAATCGTTAA
- a CDS encoding DEAD/DEAH box helicase yields the protein MYSQAVSQVLEREHKTKPTLIQERTYDAIRNGASLVGLAKTGTGKTLAYGLPVMERVADIGGRGIILEPTTELAIQTRNNLLHYAKALGLKTIALVGAGNRKRQLERLKKEKPEIIIATPGRFFDFLSENRIKYQDINALVIDEADDILEFAKLDLLSSLGQNLSSTAQILLFGASESEVTKNAENLFNHTFLLVDVRPEQKSEVKHYFLQVSNEYKMQFLQRLAKLDKFKGILFFDSSETEMRFARIFNHSKTKFAVLSNETSKQNREKLLSDFRAGRIKFLFATDLAARGLDLPDVSYVINFEIPSEVNTYLHRSGRTGRMNKSGTVVTLGDDHDFRNLKKLLAGTYQIERAYFAGYSLTTEKPKLKKEENAEKKENKKVEKNKPKHKKKRWRNKKNKGYHPRKSRGEK from the coding sequence ATGTATTCACAAGCAGTTTCACAAGTTCTAGAAAGAGAGCACAAGACTAAACCAACTTTAATTCAAGAGCGGACGTATGATGCAATACGCAATGGTGCAAGTCTGGTTGGACTAGCTAAGACTGGTACGGGAAAGACTTTGGCATATGGATTGCCAGTAATGGAGCGCGTTGCAGACATTGGCGGTCGAGGGATAATTTTAGAGCCAACAACTGAACTAGCAATTCAAACGAGAAATAATCTTTTGCATTATGCCAAAGCTTTAGGACTTAAAACAATTGCACTAGTTGGGGCTGGTAATAGAAAAAGACAATTAGAGCGTTTAAAAAAAGAAAAGCCAGAGATAATTATTGCTACTCCAGGAAGATTTTTTGACTTTCTATCAGAGAATCGAATTAAGTATCAAGATATTAATGCCTTAGTAATTGATGAGGCAGATGATATTCTAGAATTTGCAAAATTAGATTTATTGAGTTCCTTAGGACAAAATTTATCTTCAACAGCTCAAATTTTACTTTTTGGTGCCTCAGAATCTGAAGTTACAAAAAATGCAGAAAATCTTTTTAATCATACTTTTTTATTAGTTGATGTACGCCCAGAGCAAAAGTCTGAAGTTAAACATTATTTCTTGCAAGTTTCAAATGAATATAAAATGCAGTTTCTACAACGCTTAGCAAAGTTAGATAAATTCAAAGGTATCCTGTTCTTTGACAGTAGCGAAACTGAAATGAGATTTGCGCGAATTTTTAATCACAGCAAGACTAAATTTGCTGTTTTAAGTAATGAAACGAGCAAGCAAAACCGTGAAAAGTTGCTTAGTGATTTCAGAGCAGGTCGAATTAAGTTTTTATTTGCGACTGATTTAGCTGCGCGTGGCTTAGATTTACCTGATGTTAGTTATGTCATTAATTTTGAAATACCAAGTGAAGTTAATACATACTTGCATCGTAGTGGTAGAACTGGACGGATGAATAAGTCAGGAACAGTCGTTACTCTTGGGGACGATCATGATTTTAGAAACCTAAAGAAATTGCTGGCTGGTACGTATCAAATTGAAAGAGCATATTTTGCTGGCTATAGTTTAACCACTGAAAAACCTAAGCTTAAAAAGGAAGAGAATGCAGAAAAGAAAGAGAATAAAAAGGTGGAAAAAAATAAGCCAAAGCATAAAAAGAAACGTTGGCGTAATAAGAAAAATAAAGGATATCATCCTCGAAAGAGCAGAGGAGAGAAATAA
- a CDS encoding PTS sugar transporter subunit IIC has translation MSSLVKWLETYVLPPASRLAQVRWLVAMRDTFISLLPITMAGSIAMLFNSIIRAAKVQMHWDTFYSLMQPIVAIDNIIWEGTFALFAVYFAISWGYHLAKTYEVNRFAGSVASLVAFAMSISDSVKLRIDGDVVDIKNAFDIKQFSTMGLFTAIIFGCIGTALFIVFYKARIRLKVDTSMPHAEWVAFSTLIPILLSVFIVGFVNYAFQRLTGTYFGNWLLATIQRPLVNLGQGFGVVLLVTFLVQIFWFFGINGISVLTPVMDSLWLTPENINVTAVRNSEHVPYIWVRDSFNVFAWFGGAGGTLVLIIAILMFSKRKDYRTIAKMAVAPGVFNINEPIIFGLPVVFNPVYLIPFVVAPLVNVSLAYWATTAGLVNPVQIFVPTVMPPLIGPFLACNYDWRAIVLALINMVIALLIWMPFVFAADKIAKQDNNQRNFYLPQY, from the coding sequence ATGTCATCTTTAGTTAAATGGCTTGAAACTTACGTTTTACCTCCTGCATCTCGCTTAGCTCAAGTCCGCTGGCTAGTTGCAATGCGGGATACTTTTATTTCTTTACTACCAATTACAATGGCTGGTTCAATTGCAATGCTATTTAATAGCATCATTAGAGCCGCTAAAGTGCAAATGCATTGGGATACCTTTTATTCTTTAATGCAGCCGATTGTCGCAATTGATAATATTATTTGGGAAGGTACATTTGCACTTTTTGCAGTTTATTTTGCGATTTCTTGGGGCTATCACTTAGCTAAGACCTATGAAGTAAATCGTTTTGCTGGTTCAGTTGCTTCCTTAGTTGCTTTTGCAATGAGTATTAGCGATTCAGTGAAATTACGTATTGATGGAGATGTGGTTGATATTAAAAATGCTTTTGATATTAAGCAGTTTTCAACAATGGGATTATTTACAGCTATTATTTTTGGCTGTATTGGGACTGCCTTGTTTATTGTATTTTATAAGGCAAGAATTCGGCTTAAAGTTGATACCAGTATGCCCCATGCGGAATGGGTAGCATTTAGTACTTTAATTCCAATTCTACTTTCAGTATTTATTGTTGGCTTTGTTAATTACGCCTTTCAACGGCTTACTGGAACTTATTTTGGTAATTGGCTTCTTGCTACTATTCAGCGTCCCTTGGTTAATTTGGGGCAGGGTTTTGGAGTCGTCTTATTGGTTACCTTTCTAGTTCAAATCTTTTGGTTCTTTGGGATTAACGGCATTAGCGTTTTAACTCCAGTAATGGACTCTTTGTGGTTAACTCCAGAAAATATTAACGTTACAGCTGTTCGAAATAGTGAGCATGTACCATATATTTGGGTTCGTGATTCATTTAATGTATTTGCTTGGTTTGGTGGAGCAGGAGGTACATTAGTATTAATTATTGCGATCTTAATGTTTTCTAAACGTAAAGATTATCGAACAATAGCGAAGATGGCTGTAGCACCTGGGGTATTTAATATTAATGAGCCTATTATTTTTGGCTTACCTGTAGTTTTTAATCCAGTTTATTTAATTCCATTTGTTGTTGCTCCGCTTGTAAATGTATCACTAGCATATTGGGCTACAACGGCCGGCCTAGTTAATCCGGTTCAAATTTTTGTTCCAACAGTAATGCCGCCACTTATTGGACCATTTCTAGCATGTAATTATGACTGGCGTGCTATTGTTTTAGCGCTTATTAATATGGTAATTGCACTTCTTATCTGGATGCCGTTTGTTTTTGCAGCTGACAAGATTGCTAAACAAGATAATAATCAACGCAATTTCTATTTACCACAGTATTAA
- a CDS encoding nitroreductase, with protein MEFKDVLAREHATRKFTDQRVSEKTVRKVIEEAQRTPSLLNSQPWRIYVAEGEVAKAIRKEHEEKTLANEEPHEEFDSLLKVEWDTFPSKNMATMSETLDYFLRGETDDFDQAQLKLFNAPVIVFLTIPKQSPAWSIFDLGGFSQTLMLAANNRGLSTMPAHAFVKYPEVIRKYLNIPEDETIGIGIGLGYPNKKATINDYKSKRVPLDEILKIKKNL; from the coding sequence ATGGAATTTAAAGATGTCTTAGCACGTGAACATGCAACAAGAAAATTCACGGATCAAAGAGTAAGTGAAAAAACTGTACGTAAGGTTATCGAAGAAGCACAAAGAACACCATCTTTACTTAATTCGCAGCCTTGGCGCATTTATGTTGCTGAAGGTGAAGTAGCAAAAGCAATTAGAAAAGAACACGAAGAAAAGACTTTGGCTAATGAAGAACCTCACGAAGAATTTGATTCATTATTAAAAGTTGAATGGGATACGTTTCCAAGTAAGAACATGGCAACAATGAGTGAAACTTTAGATTATTTCTTACGAGGAGAAACAGATGATTTTGATCAAGCTCAACTAAAATTATTCAATGCTCCTGTAATTGTTTTTCTTACTATTCCTAAACAATCTCCAGCTTGGTCAATCTTTGACTTAGGTGGCTTTTCACAGACTTTAATGCTGGCTGCAAATAATCGTGGCTTAAGTACAATGCCAGCACATGCTTTTGTTAAGTATCCAGAAGTAATTAGAAAATATTTGAATATTCCAGAAGATGAAACAATTGGAATTGGGATTGGCTTAGGATATCCTAATAAAAAGGCAACGATTAATGATTATAAGTCTAAGCGTGTACCACTGGATGAAATTTTAAAAATTAAGAAAAATCTTTAA